One genomic region from Rosa rugosa chromosome 1, drRosRugo1.1, whole genome shotgun sequence encodes:
- the LOC133720240 gene encoding probable disease resistance protein At5g66900, whose translation MVIICGAGLAVTFWALCDSVKQVKDQILMFKPQLGDIKSTLDSLQPLIKEMAECEKELDGPEEELENLRVEMEEGVELIRKCSEASRFKKYKYGSRLVELSKSLQRLLGILKVQGIRDVKKALVSVRNVENVVHRIEGNCVIQNNQSEKIEGWCAVPETPTITVGLDLPLRELKMKLFKDGVSMVILTAPGGCGKTTLATKLCHDAEVKDKFKSNVFFVTVSKKPNLYLIVKELYHRTGAQVPNFQSEGTAVSWLQQFLKQTGQNPMLLVLDDVWAGSEFILEKFDELKMTNYKILVTSRSAFPRFGSPYYLECLNREDAMALFHHAASLGDRNSYISEDLPRKIVERCMGYPLAITVVGRSLCGQPIEIWQKRVLEWSRGSSVLESEHDLLDCLQRSLDALDEEKSLIRECFIDLGLFPEDKRISATVLIDMWAEVYGINEDISSIVNLYELASRSLANLVVTRKDNKDSDGYYTEHFVTQHDMLRELAILQMSQEPLQHRMRLMIDICGDNLPMWWKEQNYESLIARLVSISTDEGFSSKWQNLQLPEAEVLILNFQTKYYALPEFVEKMNKLKTLVLTSYGITPAELNNFQLVDSKPNLKRIRLERISIPSISRYPIQLKSLQKISLFMCRIGQGFGNGSIHISEAFPNLVEMNIDYCNDLVELPPQLCDLVQLKKLSVTNSHKLSALPEDIGNLVNLELLRLRCCTDLSELPGSVRNLKKLNLLDISDCFSIKELPEDIGELCNLERLNMRQCSRLNELPSSVLDLEQLKEVTCDEETEILWEPFLPFLKNIHMKVVKEDINLNWLHKAQC comes from the exons A TGGTGATAATCTGCGGAGCTGGTTTAGCGGTGACATTTTGGGCGCTGTGTGATTCTGTTAAGCAAGTGAAGGACCAGATACTGATGTTCAAACCCCAACTCGGGGATATCAAGTCCACTCTCGACTCTTTGCAGCCACTGATCAAGGAGATGGCAGAGTGTGAGAAGGAACTGGATGGTCCAGAGGAGGAACTAGAGAATCTTAGAGTGGAAATGGAGGAAGGAGTGGAGCTTATTCGCAAGTGCTCGGAAGCGAGCAGATTCAAGAAATATAAGTATGGCAGCAGACTTGTTGAATTGAGCAAGTCACTTCAGAGGCTGTTGGGGATATTGAAAGTGCAGGGCATAAGGGATGTGAAGAAGGCATTGGTTTCGGTGAGGAACGTTGAGAATGTGGTGCACAGAATTGAAGGGAATTGTGTGATACAGAACAATCAGTCTGAAAAAATTGAAGGGTGGTGTGCTGTGCCTGAGACTCCAACAATTACGGTTGGATTGGATTTGCCTTTGAGGGAATTGAAGATGAAGCTCTTTAAAGACGGAGTGTCGATGGTGATACTTACTGCTCCAGGAGGATGTGGGAAAACTACACTGGCAACAAAATTGTGTCATGATGCAGAAGTAAAAG ATAAATTCAAAAGCAATGTCTTCTTTGTTACTGTTTCAAAGAAGCCCAACTTGTACCTAATTGTAAAAGAGCTATATCATCGAACGGGTGCCCAGGTCCCCAATTTCCAAAGTGAAGGAACTGCAGTTAGCTGGCTGCAGCAATTTCTGAAGCAAACAGGACAAAATCCTATGTTGTTGGTCCTGGATGATGTTTGGGCTGGATCAGAATTCATTCTTGAGAAGTTCGATGAATTAAAAATGACAAATTACAAGATATTGGTGACATCAAGGTCTGCTTTTCCAAGATTTGGTTCTCCATATTATTTGGAATGTTTGAACCGCGAAGATGCAATGGCACTTTTTCACCATGCAGCATCCTTAGGTGATAGGAACTCTTATATTTCAGAAGATCTTCCAAGAAAG ATAGTAGAACGTTGTATGGGATATCCACTTGCAATTACAGTTGTCGGAAGATCACTTTGCGGGCAGCCAATAGAGATTTGGCAAAAAAGAGTGTTGGAATGGTCTAGAGGTTCTTCTGTTCTTGAGTCTGAACATGATTTGCTTGATTGCCTCCAAAGAAGCTTAGATGCTTTGGATGAAGAGAAGTCTCTTATCAGGGAATGCTTCATAGACCTTGGTTTATTTCCTGAAGATAAAAGAATCTCAGCTACTGTCCTCATTGATATGTGGGCAGAGGTATATGGCATAAATGAGGACATTTCGTCCATTGTGAACCTCTATGAACTTGCCTCTCGGAGTTTGGCTAATCTGGTAGTCACAAG GAAGGACAACAAGGATAGTGATGGCTATTACACTGAACACTTTGTTACACAGCATGACATGCTTAGGGAGTTGGCTATCCTGCAGATGAGTCAGGAACCACTGCAACATAGAATGAGGCTCATGATTGACATATGTGGAGACAACCTTCCTATGTGGTGGAAAGAACAAAACTATGAATCCCTCATtgctcgccttgtatctatctCGACAG ATGAAGGGTTCTCATCTAAATGGCAAAACTTGCAACTACCAGAGGcagaggttttgattttgaacttTCAGACCAAGTATTATGCCTTACCTGAGTTTGTGGAGAAAATGAATAAATTGAAGACTCTAGTACTCACAAGTTATGGTATCACTCCGGCTGAGTTGAATAACTTTCAACTAGTTGATTCAAAACCGAATCTGAAGAGAATCAGATTAGAACGAATTTCAATTCCTTCCATAAGCAGGTATCCTATACAGTTGAAAAGTTTGCAAAAGATTTCTCTATTCATGTGTAGAATTGGCCAAGGTTTTGGTAATGGTTCCATCCATATATCAGAGGCGTTTCCAAATCTTGTTGAAATGAATATTGATTACTGCAATGATTTGGTGGAGTTGCCTCCTCAATTGTGTGACCTTGTTCAATTGAAGAAACTCAGTGTCACCAATTCTCATAAACTCTCTGCCTTACCTGAAGACATTGGAAATCTAGTAAATTTAGAGCTGTTGAGGCTCAGGTGTTGTACAGACTTGTCAGAGTTACCTGGCTCGGTTAGGAACCTCAAGAAGTTAAACTTGCTTGACATATCTGATTGCTTTAGCATTAAGGAATTGCCTGAAGACATTGGAGAATTGTGCAATTTAGAAAGGCTCAACATGAGACAGTGCTCGAGATTGAATGAGTTGCCTTCTTCAGTTTTGGATCTTGAACAGTTGAAGGAAGTGACATGTGATGAAGAGACTGAAATTTTATGGGAACCCTTTTTACCCTTTCTCAAGAACATACACATGAAGGTTGTGAAAGAAGATATCAACCTGAATTGGCTCCACAAGGCACAATGCTGA
- the LOC133720251 gene encoding probable disease resistance protein At5g66900 isoform X2, giving the protein MALIGGTGLPVTFWTLCDSVKQMKDILMFKPQLRDIKSTLDSLEPLIKEMAECERELDGQEGELENLRVEMEGGVELIRKCSKASRFKQYKYGSRLVELSKSLQRLLGILKVQGIRDVKKALVSVRNIESVVHRIEGNCVIQNNQSQKIEGWCAVPEPPTIMVGLDVPLWELKKKLFTDGVSMVIITAPGGCGKTTLATKLCKDAEVKDKFKSNVFFVTVSKKPNLYLIVQELYHGTGAQVPDFQNEATAVSWLQQFLKQTGQNPMLLVVDDVWAGSEFILEKFDELKMSDYKILVTSRSAFPRFGSPYYLECLNNEDAMALFHHAASLGDRSSYISEDLQRKIVERCMGFPLAITVVGRSLCGQPIEIWQKRVLEWSRGCSVLESEHDLLDCLKRSLDSLDEEKSLIRECFIDLGLFPEDKRISATVLIDMWAELYGINEDISSIVNLYELASRSLVNLVVTRNDKDGDGYYTEHFFTQHDMLRELAILQISREPLQQRTRLVIDISGDNFPMWWKEQKYQSLIARLVSISTDEEFSSKWQNLPLPEAEVLILNFQTKYYALPEFVEEMNKLKTLVLTSSGIGPAELNNFQLVDSKPNLKRIRLERISFPSISRYPIQLKSLKKISLFMCSVGQGFGNGSIHISEAFPNLVEMNIDYCNDLVELPADLCDLIQLKKLSVTNSHKLSVLPEDIGNLVNLQLLRLRCCTDLSELPGSIRNLKNLNLLDISNCFSIKELPEDIGEMCSLEKLNMRQCSRLNELPSSVVDLEKLMEVTCDEETEILWEPFLPYLSNIHIKVVKEDINLNWLH; this is encoded by the exons A TGGCATTGATCGGAGGAACGGGTTTGCCAGTAACATTTTGGACGCTGTGTGATTCTGTTAAGCAAATGAAGGATATACTGATGTTCAAACCCCAACTAAGGGATATCAAATCCACTTTGGACTCTTTGGAACCACTGATCAAAGAGATGGCAGAGTGTGAGAGGGAATTGGATGGTCAAGAGGGGGAGCTAGAGAATCTTAGAGTGGAAATGGAGGGAGGAGTGGAGCTTATTCGCAAGTGCTCGAAAGCGAGCAGGTTCAAGCAGTATAAGTACGGCAGCAGGCTTGTTGAATTGAGCAAGTCACTTCAGAGGCTGTTGGGGatattgaaagtgcaggggatAAGGGATGTGAAGAAGGCATTGGTTTCGGTGAGAAATATCGAGAGTGTGGTGCACAGAATTGAAGGAAATTGTGTGATACAGAACAATCAGTCTCAAAAAATTGAAGGGTGGTGTGCTGTGCCTGAGCCTCCAACGATTATGGTTGGATTGGATGTGCCTTTGTGGGaattgaagaagaagctttTTACTGACGGAGTATCGATGGTGATAATTACTGCTCCTGGAGGATGTGGAAAAACTACATTGGCAACAAAGTTGTGCAAGGATGCAGAAGTCAAAG ATAAATTCAAAAGCAATGTCTTCTTTGTTACTGTCTCAAAGAAGCCCAACTTATACCTAATTGTACAAGAGCTGTATCATGGAACGGGTGCCCAGGTCCCCGATTTCCAAAATGAAGCAACTGCAGTTAGCTGGCTGCAGCAATTTCTGAAGCAAACAGGACAAAATCCTATGTTGTTGGTCGTGGATGATGTCTGGGCAGGATCGGAATTCATTCTTGAGAAGTTTGATGAATTAAAGATGTCAGATTACAAGATATTGGTGACATCAAGGTCTGCTTTTCCAAGATTTGGTTCTCCATATTATTTAGAATGTTTGAACAACGAAGATGCAATGGCACTTTTTCACCATGCAGCATCCTTAGGTGATAGGAGCTCTTATATTTCAGAAGATCTTCAGAGAAAG ATAGTAGAACGTTGTATGGGATTTCCACTTGCAATTACAGTTGTCGGAAGATCACTTTGCGGGCAGCCAATAGAAATTTGGCAAAAAAGAGTATTGGAATGGTCTAGAGGTTGTTCTGTTCTTGAGTCTGAACATGATTTGCTTGATTGCCTCAAAAGAAGCTTAGATTCTTTGGATGAAGAGAAGTCTCTTATTAGGGAATGCTTCATAGACCTTGGTTTATTTCCTGAAGATAAAAGAATCTCAGCTACTGTCCTCATTGACATGTGGGCAGAGTTATATGGCATAAATGAGGACATTTCGTCCATTGTGAACCTCTATGAACTTGCCTCTCGGAGTTTGGTTAATCTGGTAGTCACAAG GAATGACAAGGATGGCGATGGCTATTACACTGAACACTTTTTTACACAGCATGACATGCTTAGGGAGTTGGCTATCCTACAGATTAGTCGGGAACCACTACAACAGAGAACGAGACTTGTGATTGACATAAGTGGAGACAACTTTCCTATGTGGTGGAAAGAACAAAAGTATCAATCCCTCATagctcgccttgtatctatctCAACAG ACGAAGAGTTCTCATCTAAATGGCAAAACTTGCCACTACCAGAAGcagaggttttgattttgaacttTCAGACCAAGTATTATGCCTTACCTGAGTTTGTGGAGGAAATGAATAAACTGAAGACTCTAGTACTCACAAGTTCAGGTATCGGTCCTGCTGAGTTGAATAACTTTCAACTAGTTGATTCGAAACCAAATCTAAAGAGAATCAGACTAGAACGAATTTCATTTCCTTCAATAAGCAGGTATCCTATACAGTTGAAAAGTTTGAAAAAGATTTCTCTATTCATGTGTAGCGTTGGCCAAGGTTTTGGTAACGGTTCCATACATATATCAGAGGCGTTTCCAAATCTTGTTGAAATGAATATTGATTACTGCAATGATTTGGTGGAGTTGCCTGCCGATCTCTGTGACCTTATTCAACTGAAGAAACTCAGTGTCACCAATTCTCATAAGCTCTCTGTCTTACCTGAAGACATTGGAAATCTAGTAAATTTACAGCTGCTGAGGCTTAGATGTTGTACAGACTTGTCAGAGTTACCCGGCTCGATTAGGAACCTCAAGAACTTAAACTTGCTTGACATATCGAATTGCTTTAGCATTAAGGAATTGCCTGAAGACATTGGAGAAATGTGCAGTTTAGAGAAGCTCAACATGAGACAGTGCTCGAGATTGAATGAGTTGCCTTCATCAGTTGTGGATCTTGAAAAGCTAATGGAAGTGACGTGTGATGAAGAGACAGAAATCTTATGGGAGCCTTTCTTACCGTATCTCAGTAACATACACATAAAGGTTGTGAAAGAAGATATCAACCTGAATTGGCTCCACTAG
- the LOC133720251 gene encoding probable disease resistance protein At5g66900 isoform X1: MAVALIGGTGLPVTFWTLCDSVKQMKDILMFKPQLRDIKSTLDSLEPLIKEMAECERELDGQEGELENLRVEMEGGVELIRKCSKASRFKQYKYGSRLVELSKSLQRLLGILKVQGIRDVKKALVSVRNIESVVHRIEGNCVIQNNQSQKIEGWCAVPEPPTIMVGLDVPLWELKKKLFTDGVSMVIITAPGGCGKTTLATKLCKDAEVKDKFKSNVFFVTVSKKPNLYLIVQELYHGTGAQVPDFQNEATAVSWLQQFLKQTGQNPMLLVVDDVWAGSEFILEKFDELKMSDYKILVTSRSAFPRFGSPYYLECLNNEDAMALFHHAASLGDRSSYISEDLQRKIVERCMGFPLAITVVGRSLCGQPIEIWQKRVLEWSRGCSVLESEHDLLDCLKRSLDSLDEEKSLIRECFIDLGLFPEDKRISATVLIDMWAELYGINEDISSIVNLYELASRSLVNLVVTRNDKDGDGYYTEHFFTQHDMLRELAILQISREPLQQRTRLVIDISGDNFPMWWKEQKYQSLIARLVSISTDEEFSSKWQNLPLPEAEVLILNFQTKYYALPEFVEEMNKLKTLVLTSSGIGPAELNNFQLVDSKPNLKRIRLERISFPSISRYPIQLKSLKKISLFMCSVGQGFGNGSIHISEAFPNLVEMNIDYCNDLVELPADLCDLIQLKKLSVTNSHKLSVLPEDIGNLVNLQLLRLRCCTDLSELPGSIRNLKNLNLLDISNCFSIKELPEDIGEMCSLEKLNMRQCSRLNELPSSVVDLEKLMEVTCDEETEILWEPFLPYLSNIHIKVVKEDINLNWLH, translated from the exons ATGGCAGTGGCATTGATCGGAGGAACGGGTTTGCCAGTAACATTTTGGACGCTGTGTGATTCTGTTAAGCAAATGAAGGATATACTGATGTTCAAACCCCAACTAAGGGATATCAAATCCACTTTGGACTCTTTGGAACCACTGATCAAAGAGATGGCAGAGTGTGAGAGGGAATTGGATGGTCAAGAGGGGGAGCTAGAGAATCTTAGAGTGGAAATGGAGGGAGGAGTGGAGCTTATTCGCAAGTGCTCGAAAGCGAGCAGGTTCAAGCAGTATAAGTACGGCAGCAGGCTTGTTGAATTGAGCAAGTCACTTCAGAGGCTGTTGGGGatattgaaagtgcaggggatAAGGGATGTGAAGAAGGCATTGGTTTCGGTGAGAAATATCGAGAGTGTGGTGCACAGAATTGAAGGAAATTGTGTGATACAGAACAATCAGTCTCAAAAAATTGAAGGGTGGTGTGCTGTGCCTGAGCCTCCAACGATTATGGTTGGATTGGATGTGCCTTTGTGGGaattgaagaagaagctttTTACTGACGGAGTATCGATGGTGATAATTACTGCTCCTGGAGGATGTGGAAAAACTACATTGGCAACAAAGTTGTGCAAGGATGCAGAAGTCAAAG ATAAATTCAAAAGCAATGTCTTCTTTGTTACTGTCTCAAAGAAGCCCAACTTATACCTAATTGTACAAGAGCTGTATCATGGAACGGGTGCCCAGGTCCCCGATTTCCAAAATGAAGCAACTGCAGTTAGCTGGCTGCAGCAATTTCTGAAGCAAACAGGACAAAATCCTATGTTGTTGGTCGTGGATGATGTCTGGGCAGGATCGGAATTCATTCTTGAGAAGTTTGATGAATTAAAGATGTCAGATTACAAGATATTGGTGACATCAAGGTCTGCTTTTCCAAGATTTGGTTCTCCATATTATTTAGAATGTTTGAACAACGAAGATGCAATGGCACTTTTTCACCATGCAGCATCCTTAGGTGATAGGAGCTCTTATATTTCAGAAGATCTTCAGAGAAAG ATAGTAGAACGTTGTATGGGATTTCCACTTGCAATTACAGTTGTCGGAAGATCACTTTGCGGGCAGCCAATAGAAATTTGGCAAAAAAGAGTATTGGAATGGTCTAGAGGTTGTTCTGTTCTTGAGTCTGAACATGATTTGCTTGATTGCCTCAAAAGAAGCTTAGATTCTTTGGATGAAGAGAAGTCTCTTATTAGGGAATGCTTCATAGACCTTGGTTTATTTCCTGAAGATAAAAGAATCTCAGCTACTGTCCTCATTGACATGTGGGCAGAGTTATATGGCATAAATGAGGACATTTCGTCCATTGTGAACCTCTATGAACTTGCCTCTCGGAGTTTGGTTAATCTGGTAGTCACAAG GAATGACAAGGATGGCGATGGCTATTACACTGAACACTTTTTTACACAGCATGACATGCTTAGGGAGTTGGCTATCCTACAGATTAGTCGGGAACCACTACAACAGAGAACGAGACTTGTGATTGACATAAGTGGAGACAACTTTCCTATGTGGTGGAAAGAACAAAAGTATCAATCCCTCATagctcgccttgtatctatctCAACAG ACGAAGAGTTCTCATCTAAATGGCAAAACTTGCCACTACCAGAAGcagaggttttgattttgaacttTCAGACCAAGTATTATGCCTTACCTGAGTTTGTGGAGGAAATGAATAAACTGAAGACTCTAGTACTCACAAGTTCAGGTATCGGTCCTGCTGAGTTGAATAACTTTCAACTAGTTGATTCGAAACCAAATCTAAAGAGAATCAGACTAGAACGAATTTCATTTCCTTCAATAAGCAGGTATCCTATACAGTTGAAAAGTTTGAAAAAGATTTCTCTATTCATGTGTAGCGTTGGCCAAGGTTTTGGTAACGGTTCCATACATATATCAGAGGCGTTTCCAAATCTTGTTGAAATGAATATTGATTACTGCAATGATTTGGTGGAGTTGCCTGCCGATCTCTGTGACCTTATTCAACTGAAGAAACTCAGTGTCACCAATTCTCATAAGCTCTCTGTCTTACCTGAAGACATTGGAAATCTAGTAAATTTACAGCTGCTGAGGCTTAGATGTTGTACAGACTTGTCAGAGTTACCCGGCTCGATTAGGAACCTCAAGAACTTAAACTTGCTTGACATATCGAATTGCTTTAGCATTAAGGAATTGCCTGAAGACATTGGAGAAATGTGCAGTTTAGAGAAGCTCAACATGAGACAGTGCTCGAGATTGAATGAGTTGCCTTCATCAGTTGTGGATCTTGAAAAGCTAATGGAAGTGACGTGTGATGAAGAGACAGAAATCTTATGGGAGCCTTTCTTACCGTATCTCAGTAACATACACATAAAGGTTGTGAAAGAAGATATCAACCTGAATTGGCTCCACTAG
- the LOC133720251 gene encoding probable disease resistance protein At5g66900 isoform X3, with protein MKDILMFKPQLRDIKSTLDSLEPLIKEMAECERELDGQEGELENLRVEMEGGVELIRKCSKASRFKQYKYGSRLVELSKSLQRLLGILKVQGIRDVKKALVSVRNIESVVHRIEGNCVIQNNQSQKIEGWCAVPEPPTIMVGLDVPLWELKKKLFTDGVSMVIITAPGGCGKTTLATKLCKDAEVKDKFKSNVFFVTVSKKPNLYLIVQELYHGTGAQVPDFQNEATAVSWLQQFLKQTGQNPMLLVVDDVWAGSEFILEKFDELKMSDYKILVTSRSAFPRFGSPYYLECLNNEDAMALFHHAASLGDRSSYISEDLQRKIVERCMGFPLAITVVGRSLCGQPIEIWQKRVLEWSRGCSVLESEHDLLDCLKRSLDSLDEEKSLIRECFIDLGLFPEDKRISATVLIDMWAELYGINEDISSIVNLYELASRSLVNLVVTRNDKDGDGYYTEHFFTQHDMLRELAILQISREPLQQRTRLVIDISGDNFPMWWKEQKYQSLIARLVSISTDEEFSSKWQNLPLPEAEVLILNFQTKYYALPEFVEEMNKLKTLVLTSSGIGPAELNNFQLVDSKPNLKRIRLERISFPSISRYPIQLKSLKKISLFMCSVGQGFGNGSIHISEAFPNLVEMNIDYCNDLVELPADLCDLIQLKKLSVTNSHKLSVLPEDIGNLVNLQLLRLRCCTDLSELPGSIRNLKNLNLLDISNCFSIKELPEDIGEMCSLEKLNMRQCSRLNELPSSVVDLEKLMEVTCDEETEILWEPFLPYLSNIHIKVVKEDINLNWLH; from the exons ATGAAGGATATACTGATGTTCAAACCCCAACTAAGGGATATCAAATCCACTTTGGACTCTTTGGAACCACTGATCAAAGAGATGGCAGAGTGTGAGAGGGAATTGGATGGTCAAGAGGGGGAGCTAGAGAATCTTAGAGTGGAAATGGAGGGAGGAGTGGAGCTTATTCGCAAGTGCTCGAAAGCGAGCAGGTTCAAGCAGTATAAGTACGGCAGCAGGCTTGTTGAATTGAGCAAGTCACTTCAGAGGCTGTTGGGGatattgaaagtgcaggggatAAGGGATGTGAAGAAGGCATTGGTTTCGGTGAGAAATATCGAGAGTGTGGTGCACAGAATTGAAGGAAATTGTGTGATACAGAACAATCAGTCTCAAAAAATTGAAGGGTGGTGTGCTGTGCCTGAGCCTCCAACGATTATGGTTGGATTGGATGTGCCTTTGTGGGaattgaagaagaagctttTTACTGACGGAGTATCGATGGTGATAATTACTGCTCCTGGAGGATGTGGAAAAACTACATTGGCAACAAAGTTGTGCAAGGATGCAGAAGTCAAAG ATAAATTCAAAAGCAATGTCTTCTTTGTTACTGTCTCAAAGAAGCCCAACTTATACCTAATTGTACAAGAGCTGTATCATGGAACGGGTGCCCAGGTCCCCGATTTCCAAAATGAAGCAACTGCAGTTAGCTGGCTGCAGCAATTTCTGAAGCAAACAGGACAAAATCCTATGTTGTTGGTCGTGGATGATGTCTGGGCAGGATCGGAATTCATTCTTGAGAAGTTTGATGAATTAAAGATGTCAGATTACAAGATATTGGTGACATCAAGGTCTGCTTTTCCAAGATTTGGTTCTCCATATTATTTAGAATGTTTGAACAACGAAGATGCAATGGCACTTTTTCACCATGCAGCATCCTTAGGTGATAGGAGCTCTTATATTTCAGAAGATCTTCAGAGAAAG ATAGTAGAACGTTGTATGGGATTTCCACTTGCAATTACAGTTGTCGGAAGATCACTTTGCGGGCAGCCAATAGAAATTTGGCAAAAAAGAGTATTGGAATGGTCTAGAGGTTGTTCTGTTCTTGAGTCTGAACATGATTTGCTTGATTGCCTCAAAAGAAGCTTAGATTCTTTGGATGAAGAGAAGTCTCTTATTAGGGAATGCTTCATAGACCTTGGTTTATTTCCTGAAGATAAAAGAATCTCAGCTACTGTCCTCATTGACATGTGGGCAGAGTTATATGGCATAAATGAGGACATTTCGTCCATTGTGAACCTCTATGAACTTGCCTCTCGGAGTTTGGTTAATCTGGTAGTCACAAG GAATGACAAGGATGGCGATGGCTATTACACTGAACACTTTTTTACACAGCATGACATGCTTAGGGAGTTGGCTATCCTACAGATTAGTCGGGAACCACTACAACAGAGAACGAGACTTGTGATTGACATAAGTGGAGACAACTTTCCTATGTGGTGGAAAGAACAAAAGTATCAATCCCTCATagctcgccttgtatctatctCAACAG ACGAAGAGTTCTCATCTAAATGGCAAAACTTGCCACTACCAGAAGcagaggttttgattttgaacttTCAGACCAAGTATTATGCCTTACCTGAGTTTGTGGAGGAAATGAATAAACTGAAGACTCTAGTACTCACAAGTTCAGGTATCGGTCCTGCTGAGTTGAATAACTTTCAACTAGTTGATTCGAAACCAAATCTAAAGAGAATCAGACTAGAACGAATTTCATTTCCTTCAATAAGCAGGTATCCTATACAGTTGAAAAGTTTGAAAAAGATTTCTCTATTCATGTGTAGCGTTGGCCAAGGTTTTGGTAACGGTTCCATACATATATCAGAGGCGTTTCCAAATCTTGTTGAAATGAATATTGATTACTGCAATGATTTGGTGGAGTTGCCTGCCGATCTCTGTGACCTTATTCAACTGAAGAAACTCAGTGTCACCAATTCTCATAAGCTCTCTGTCTTACCTGAAGACATTGGAAATCTAGTAAATTTACAGCTGCTGAGGCTTAGATGTTGTACAGACTTGTCAGAGTTACCCGGCTCGATTAGGAACCTCAAGAACTTAAACTTGCTTGACATATCGAATTGCTTTAGCATTAAGGAATTGCCTGAAGACATTGGAGAAATGTGCAGTTTAGAGAAGCTCAACATGAGACAGTGCTCGAGATTGAATGAGTTGCCTTCATCAGTTGTGGATCTTGAAAAGCTAATGGAAGTGACGTGTGATGAAGAGACAGAAATCTTATGGGAGCCTTTCTTACCGTATCTCAGTAACATACACATAAAGGTTGTGAAAGAAGATATCAACCTGAATTGGCTCCACTAG